From a region of the Fischerella sp. JS2 genome:
- a CDS encoding MgtC/SapB family protein, whose amino-acid sequence MALQLLVLPNTFFLAPDDWPNIAFRLCLAVFFGGIIGLERERRRKPAGLRTHMLVSVASAIFVIVILQTDIESGDYNGLSRVIQGVAAGVGFLGAGEILRESSDKESSRIEIRGLTSAAAIWTSAGLGITAGCGLWQLGLLSILVSFFILYVIKEYERRI is encoded by the coding sequence ATGGCACTACAATTATTAGTATTACCAAATACATTCTTCTTGGCACCTGATGATTGGCCTAATATTGCCTTTAGACTGTGCCTAGCAGTATTTTTTGGGGGGATAATCGGCTTAGAACGTGAGCGCAGACGTAAACCTGCTGGCTTGAGAACTCATATGTTAGTGAGTGTTGCTTCTGCAATTTTTGTCATCGTTATTCTACAAACAGACATAGAATCAGGAGATTACAATGGACTCAGTCGCGTCATTCAGGGGGTGGCTGCGGGCGTAGGATTTCTAGGTGCTGGAGAAATCTTGCGAGAAAGCTCAGACAAAGAATCTTCAAGAATAGAAATTCGTGGACTCACTTCAGCAGCTGCTATTTGGACTTCCGCAGGCTTAGGAATTACAGCCGGATGTGGTTTGTGGCAACTAGGATTACTAAGTATTCTTGTGTCTTTTTTCATTCTTTATGTAATTAAAGAATATGAAAGACGTATATAG
- a CDS encoding Tab2/Atab2 family RNA-binding protein, whose product MVIWQADFYHHRQQQAAKEVLWELLICDRDRSFQYEASCPQSEVNSHWVAVQLQLAAGGNLPDVIQVFRPQCLGLIEQAGRSLGINVEPTRRTFALKQWLQEKQYPTVVDKPPPAPLPENFWGEEWRFATLSAGKVVEAFAEQPIPILVIPEFLQPINLGLASTVSVPGVIIYGGRQSMRLARWLQQARPVALNYVVGAPDGLVLEADLVDRWILVTFTDSEVAAAGRVYEQRKQESRGLHFLLVQPDDSGMTFSGFWLLRAED is encoded by the coding sequence ATGGTGATTTGGCAAGCTGATTTTTATCATCATCGACAACAACAGGCAGCAAAAGAAGTTTTATGGGAGTTGTTGATTTGCGATCGCGATCGTAGTTTTCAATATGAAGCAAGCTGTCCCCAGTCGGAGGTAAATTCTCATTGGGTGGCTGTTCAGTTGCAACTGGCTGCTGGTGGAAATTTACCAGATGTCATTCAGGTGTTTCGCCCTCAATGTTTGGGTTTAATTGAGCAAGCAGGACGTAGTTTGGGTATCAATGTTGAGCCTACACGGCGCACTTTTGCTCTTAAGCAGTGGTTGCAGGAAAAGCAATATCCGACAGTGGTAGATAAACCCCCTCCTGCGCCACTACCAGAGAATTTCTGGGGGGAGGAGTGGCGGTTTGCAACTTTGTCCGCTGGTAAGGTGGTGGAGGCGTTTGCAGAACAGCCTATTCCGATTTTGGTGATACCGGAGTTTCTTCAACCTATCAATTTGGGTTTGGCATCAACGGTGTCGGTTCCCGGTGTGATAATTTATGGGGGACGACAATCAATGCGTCTGGCACGGTGGTTACAACAAGCACGTCCTGTGGCGTTAAATTATGTTGTGGGTGCGCCGGATGGGTTAGTTTTGGAAGCCGATTTGGTAGATAGATGGATTTTGGTGACGTTTACAGATTCAGAAGTAGCAGCCGCAGGTAGAGTTTACGAACAGCGCAAGCAAGAAAGTCGTGGATTACACTTTTTATTAGTACAGCCTGATGATTCAGGGATGACTTTCAGTGGCTTTTGGTTATTGCGTGCTGAAGATTAA
- the glgP gene encoding alpha-glucan family phosphorylase, translating into MIKSIAMTAALRLSEKLPLPLRRLADLAYNYWWSWTSDRIALFQTIDPQEWERCGHNPVAILESATYERLTQLAEDPFYLKQISALAKEFDEYMTQRDTWVSRVAPQVSIEHPIAYFCAEFGIHESLPIYSGGLGILAGDHLKSSSDLGVPMVAVGLLYRQGYFRQRLNRSGWQEDYYVDNPFHRMPIELIKNEQGQPLTIELEIRQRRVKVQIWQVQVGRVTLYLLDSDRDDNDPIDRWLTGHLYGGNQETRIAQEVVLGIGGVRALTALGIQPSVYHLNEGHAAFCTLEISRQEIQRINKSFYDIEADIRKRCVFTTHTPVPAGHDVFSPDLIDSFFAHYWPQLRLSREQFLALGARRLGDPWEPFGMTVLALRMCRTSNGVSELHGRISRQMWTVMYPNRSEDNVPIGYITNGVHAPTWTAPLIAELYSQYLGTDWKTRAVDPKMWEKVDDIPNEELWWRHQILKERLVAHTRHKVKKAREGRGEDYERIQATDILLDPQALTIGFARRFSPYKRGHLLLRDTERALRIFGNIDRPVQIIFAGKAHPADEEGKRIIQRLMEWCKHPALSNRVAFIEDYDIYTAQKLVQGVDVWLNNPRRPLEASGTSGQKVCFNGGINCSVLDGWWCEGYQADANGKGINGWAIGEDAHTSDQELQDRIDSESLYQLLEEEITPLYYNQDANGIPHGWIQMMKASIKTNAPLFNTDRMIADYVSQVYVPEIAVTVPPILAKVLV; encoded by the coding sequence ATGATTAAAAGCATTGCAATGACCGCAGCGCTTCGCTTGAGTGAAAAATTGCCTTTGCCGCTACGACGCTTAGCAGATTTGGCTTATAACTATTGGTGGTCGTGGACTAGCGATCGCATCGCTTTATTTCAAACCATCGATCCCCAAGAATGGGAACGTTGCGGACACAACCCGGTCGCAATATTAGAATCAGCAACCTACGAACGCCTCACCCAGCTTGCAGAAGACCCGTTTTACCTCAAACAAATTTCCGCACTTGCAAAAGAATTCGACGAATACATGACCCAAAGAGATACTTGGGTAAGCCGAGTCGCGCCACAAGTTTCCATCGAACATCCCATTGCTTACTTTTGCGCTGAATTTGGCATTCATGAATCTTTACCGATTTACTCTGGCGGTTTGGGTATTCTTGCAGGCGATCATCTCAAATCTTCATCAGACTTAGGCGTACCAATGGTCGCTGTTGGCTTGCTGTATCGTCAAGGTTACTTCCGTCAACGCTTGAACCGTAGTGGTTGGCAGGAAGATTATTACGTGGACAATCCCTTCCACCGTATGCCCATAGAATTAATTAAAAACGAACAAGGGCAACCACTCACCATTGAATTAGAAATTCGCCAGCGCCGGGTAAAAGTACAAATTTGGCAAGTGCAAGTCGGGCGAGTCACCCTTTATCTTTTAGATAGCGATCGCGACGACAACGATCCCATCGACCGTTGGTTAACTGGACACCTCTATGGTGGTAATCAAGAAACTCGGATTGCCCAAGAAGTAGTTTTAGGAATTGGTGGCGTCCGTGCCTTAACTGCTTTAGGAATCCAACCATCCGTTTACCATCTCAACGAAGGTCACGCCGCCTTCTGCACCCTAGAAATTTCTCGCCAAGAAATTCAACGCATCAACAAATCCTTCTACGATATTGAAGCAGACATACGCAAACGGTGTGTTTTCACCACCCATACACCCGTTCCCGCCGGACATGATGTTTTCTCCCCAGATTTAATAGACTCCTTCTTTGCCCACTACTGGCCCCAACTACGTCTTTCCCGCGAACAATTCTTAGCATTGGGCGCACGCCGACTAGGTGATCCCTGGGAACCCTTTGGTATGACAGTTTTAGCATTGCGGATGTGTCGCACCTCCAACGGCGTCAGTGAGTTACACGGACGAATTTCTCGCCAGATGTGGACAGTTATGTATCCCAATCGCTCTGAAGATAACGTCCCCATCGGTTACATTACCAACGGAGTCCATGCACCAACTTGGACTGCTCCCTTAATAGCAGAATTGTACAGTCAGTACTTAGGAACTGATTGGAAAACTCGTGCAGTTGACCCCAAAATGTGGGAGAAAGTAGACGACATCCCCAACGAAGAACTGTGGTGGCGACACCAAATCCTCAAAGAAAGACTTGTTGCTCACACCCGTCATAAAGTCAAGAAAGCTAGAGAAGGACGAGGCGAAGACTATGAAAGAATCCAAGCCACCGACATCCTCCTAGATCCCCAAGCACTCACCATCGGCTTTGCTAGACGTTTTTCCCCATATAAACGCGGTCATTTACTCCTACGTGACACCGAACGTGCCTTAAGAATTTTTGGTAACATAGACCGCCCCGTACAAATTATCTTTGCTGGCAAAGCACACCCCGCCGATGAAGAAGGTAAGCGAATTATTCAACGCTTAATGGAGTGGTGCAAACATCCAGCCCTTAGCAACCGCGTCGCCTTCATTGAAGACTATGACATCTACACCGCCCAAAAACTCGTCCAAGGCGTCGATGTCTGGTTAAATAACCCCCGTCGTCCTCTAGAAGCATCTGGTACAAGCGGGCAAAAAGTCTGCTTCAACGGTGGTATAAATTGTAGCGTCCTTGATGGCTGGTGGTGCGAAGGCTATCAAGCCGACGCTAACGGTAAAGGCATCAACGGTTGGGCGATCGGTGAAGATGCTCACACCAGCGATCAAGAACTACAAGACCGCATTGATTCCGAATCACTGTATCAATTGTTAGAAGAGGAAATCACTCCCCTCTACTACAACCAAGATGCTAACGGCATTCCCCATGGTTGGATACAAATGATGAAAGCTTCCATTAAAACCAACGCACCACTATTTAACACTGATCGCATGATTGCTGACTACGTTTCCCAAGTGTACGTCCCAGAAATTGCTGTCACAGTACCGCCAATTCTAGCCAAAGTATTGGTATAA
- the fghA gene encoding S-formylglutathione hydrolase translates to MSVQLISESKCFNGKLGFYRHHSFSCNGEMRFAVYQPPQASYEPVPVLYFLSGLTCTEENFMAKAGAQRFAAKYGLMLVVPDTSPRNTGIPGEDDDWDFGTGAGFYVDATVEPWASHYCMYSYIVDELPVVIAENFLVLTERKSIFGHSMGGHGALICAMRNPQQYRSVSAFAPIAAPMLCPWGQKAFSGYLGEDQKTWCEYDASELVKQVGYHSQILIDQGTADKFLAEQLLIDAFEQACVEVDQPLNLRYQEGYDHSYYFIASFIEDHIRHHAIALLQ, encoded by the coding sequence ATGTCTGTTCAGCTTATTTCAGAATCAAAATGTTTTAATGGCAAACTCGGCTTTTATCGCCATCACTCCTTTAGCTGCAATGGTGAAATGCGTTTTGCTGTTTACCAACCACCACAGGCAAGTTATGAACCAGTACCTGTTCTCTATTTTCTCTCTGGTTTGACTTGCACAGAAGAAAACTTTATGGCGAAGGCAGGGGCGCAGCGCTTTGCAGCAAAGTACGGCTTAATGTTAGTAGTACCAGATACTAGTCCCCGCAACACTGGAATTCCAGGTGAGGATGACGACTGGGATTTTGGCACGGGTGCAGGCTTCTACGTTGATGCTACAGTTGAACCTTGGGCTTCCCATTACTGCATGTATAGTTATATCGTTGATGAATTACCTGTTGTCATTGCCGAAAACTTTCTTGTTCTCACAGAAAGAAAAAGCATTTTTGGTCATTCTATGGGCGGACATGGGGCGTTGATTTGTGCCATGCGAAATCCTCAACAATATAGATCTGTGTCCGCTTTTGCACCGATCGCTGCACCGATGCTTTGTCCTTGGGGACAAAAAGCTTTCAGTGGCTATTTAGGTGAGGATCAAAAAACTTGGTGTGAGTATGATGCTAGTGAGTTAGTTAAGCAAGTTGGATACCACAGTCAGATTCTCATCGATCAAGGCACTGCTGATAAATTTTTAGCTGAACAATTACTTATAGATGCATTTGAACAAGCTTGTGTAGAAGTAGATCAACCTTTGAATTTGCGTTATCAAGAAGGCTACGACCACAGTTATTACTTTATTGCCTCTTTTATTGAAGATCACATTCGTCATCATGCGATCGCGCTATTACAATAA
- a CDS encoding DUF3318 domain-containing protein: MTSYATSSAKAEMSELRRLKGLLPPELQSWVTVEGTTEVNPPLIRCEEIGKDQVEIQIDLVKWDTLAMDQRNLLFWHEVARIQNDTIPKDGWEMAALAIGLGGAVGELWVQDALLLILALALCGVSGWRLYQKNNGEKQLKEFIEADEKAIALATRFGYSLPNAYKSLGSALKTLIDMTPSKRQRSKYEARLSALKRSANKVKAKSKTTVDEGIY; this comes from the coding sequence ATGACTTCTTATGCAACCTCCTCTGCTAAAGCAGAAATGAGTGAACTCCGGCGTCTGAAGGGTTTGCTACCACCAGAATTACAAAGTTGGGTAACTGTTGAAGGTACAACAGAGGTAAATCCACCCCTGATCCGTTGCGAAGAAATTGGCAAAGACCAAGTAGAAATTCAAATTGACTTGGTGAAATGGGATACGCTGGCAATGGATCAGCGCAATTTACTATTCTGGCACGAAGTGGCCCGCATCCAAAATGACACCATTCCCAAAGATGGTTGGGAAATGGCAGCCTTAGCAATTGGTTTAGGTGGCGCTGTTGGCGAGTTGTGGGTACAGGATGCTTTATTGCTGATATTAGCTTTGGCGCTGTGTGGAGTTTCTGGTTGGCGGCTTTATCAAAAAAACAATGGGGAAAAGCAACTTAAAGAATTTATTGAAGCTGATGAAAAAGCGATCGCTTTAGCAACTCGTTTTGGTTATAGTCTTCCCAACGCTTATAAAAGTTTAGGTAGCGCTTTAAAAACCCTAATTGATATGACTCCTAGCAAGCGTCAACGGTCTAAGTACGAAGCACGACTCTCTGCCCTCAAACGCAGTGCTAATAAAGTCAAAGCAAAGTCCAAGACTACTGTGGATGAAGGGATATATTAG
- a CDS encoding esterase-like activity of phytase family protein, with the protein MIRFRHWLSIVTYSLAVSVTGYATSAYGISLSDTLTIPGRSTDLYPFSGNSANKNRLGFFSDLYYDRVNNVYYALSDRGPGGGVIPYETRVQKFTLDVNPITGKIRKFKILQTIVFKKDGQTFNGLNPELLNGDKAVLGQSFDPEGFAVAPNGNFYVSDEYGPSVYEFTPNGSFVRAFVIPDNIIPKAGSTLNYVDGRPTITSGRQDNRGFEGLTISPDGKKLFAMLQDPLVNEGVDNNGKNDGRYSRNLRLVEFDIASGESTAQYIYQLESLTDINDRIPGTDDDFGQSAQGRNIGISTITALNDQEFLVLERDNRGFGVDVLNDLADDPTDIPNPVASKRIYKISLVGATDVSGISLTGTNTLPESVNPVSKTLFFDIAQVLSPENPGDWKKIPEKIEGLTIGPKLRNGSYALLVGTDNDYSVTQNDDDVQFDVCSNQDGTSVSKVPIDSYCPRGQRLVPGFLYSFRVNATELGNFKKAETTPTSIPTAGLVALGLAGFWLKRRHVE; encoded by the coding sequence ATGATTCGATTCAGACATTGGCTTTCTATAGTTACCTATTCACTTGCGGTGAGTGTTACAGGATATGCAACATCTGCTTACGGTATCTCACTTAGCGATACCTTAACTATTCCGGGTAGAAGTACTGATTTATACCCCTTTTCTGGTAACAGTGCAAATAAAAACCGCTTGGGATTTTTCTCAGATTTGTACTATGATCGCGTCAATAATGTTTATTACGCTTTGAGCGATCGCGGCCCTGGCGGCGGTGTCATCCCCTACGAGACACGCGTACAAAAATTTACCCTTGATGTTAACCCAATTACAGGGAAAATCAGAAAATTTAAAATCCTACAGACAATTGTCTTCAAAAAAGATGGTCAAACCTTCAATGGTTTAAACCCAGAATTACTCAACGGCGATAAAGCTGTTCTTGGGCAGAGTTTTGATCCAGAGGGTTTTGCTGTTGCTCCCAATGGCAATTTTTACGTTTCCGATGAATACGGGCCTTCTGTATATGAATTTACTCCCAATGGTTCCTTTGTACGAGCATTTGTGATTCCAGATAATATAATTCCCAAAGCTGGAAGCACTCTTAACTACGTTGATGGTCGTCCAACCATTACGAGTGGACGCCAAGATAACCGAGGTTTTGAAGGATTAACTATCAGCCCAGATGGCAAGAAGTTATTTGCCATGCTGCAAGACCCACTGGTGAATGAAGGCGTAGATAATAACGGCAAGAACGACGGACGCTACAGTCGCAATTTACGTTTGGTAGAATTTGATATAGCTAGTGGCGAAAGTACAGCTCAGTACATCTATCAACTAGAAAGCTTAACAGATATCAATGATCGCATTCCTGGTACTGACGATGATTTTGGACAAAGTGCCCAAGGTCGGAATATCGGGATCAGTACCATTACCGCTCTTAATGATCAAGAATTCTTGGTATTGGAAAGAGACAATCGTGGCTTTGGGGTAGACGTGCTGAATGATTTGGCTGATGATCCTACTGACATCCCCAATCCTGTTGCTAGCAAGCGCATTTACAAAATTAGCCTGGTCGGTGCAACTGATGTTAGTGGCATTAGTCTAACAGGTACTAACACACTGCCAGAGAGTGTCAACCCAGTTAGTAAAACTCTCTTTTTCGACATCGCACAAGTTTTGAGTCCTGAGAATCCTGGTGATTGGAAAAAAATACCAGAAAAGATAGAGGGACTAACAATTGGCCCCAAACTCAGGAACGGTTCCTATGCACTGCTAGTTGGTACTGATAATGACTATAGCGTTACACAGAATGACGACGACGTACAATTTGATGTTTGCAGCAATCAAGACGGTACTAGCGTGAGTAAAGTACCCATTGACAGTTATTGTCCGAGAGGTCAAAGGCTAGTTCCCGGCTTCCTCTACTCATTTAGGGTGAATGCTACTGAACTAGGTAATTTCAAGAAAGCTGAGACCACACCAACATCAATACCAACTGCTGGGTTAGTGGCGTTGGGGTTAGCTGGTTTCTGGCTGAAGCGGCGACACGTGGAATAA
- a CDS encoding 7-carboxy-7-deazaguanine synthase QueE — protein sequence MTTKIGITPVARLVEVFSAIQGEGLNVGTRQIFIRFAFCDLRCHFCDSAHTWNAPTSCRIERSPGRRDFEIHSNPVSLPILLEWIERQNIPSLHDSISLTGGEPLLHAGFLVEFLPQIRNITGLPIYLETGGHRPDQLAMILPYLDSVGMDLKLPSTSGENRWQEHAKFLQLCYESQVEVFVKIIISEQTDPAELERSASLVAQVSPSIPVFLQPVTPLPASKQLTENPVLAPSPEQVLMWQALIKRFVKQVRVIPQTHKMLNQL from the coding sequence ATGACTACTAAAATTGGTATTACACCCGTAGCACGCCTGGTAGAGGTCTTTTCCGCTATTCAAGGGGAAGGACTGAATGTCGGGACACGTCAGATTTTTATTCGCTTTGCTTTTTGTGATTTGCGCTGTCATTTCTGTGATAGCGCTCATACTTGGAATGCACCCACTTCCTGTAGGATAGAGCGATCGCCGGGACGACGCGATTTTGAAATTCACTCAAATCCTGTCTCTTTACCTATATTACTCGAATGGATCGAGCGGCAAAATATACCTTCTTTACACGATAGCATTAGCTTGACTGGTGGCGAACCTCTGCTTCATGCTGGATTTCTAGTGGAATTTTTACCGCAAATACGTAATATTACTGGTTTACCTATATATTTAGAGACAGGTGGTCATCGTCCAGACCAGTTGGCAATGATTTTGCCCTATTTAGACTCTGTGGGTATGGATTTGAAACTACCTAGCACTAGTGGCGAAAATCGTTGGCAAGAACACGCTAAATTTCTCCAACTCTGTTATGAATCACAAGTAGAAGTTTTTGTCAAAATCATTATTTCTGAACAAACAGATCCTGCTGAGTTGGAACGTTCTGCTTCATTAGTCGCACAGGTAAGTCCATCGATTCCAGTGTTTTTACAACCTGTCACACCTTTACCCGCTTCTAAACAATTGACCGAAAATCCAGTGCTTGCCCCTTCTCCAGAACAGGTATTGATGTGGCAAGCTTTGATTAAGCGTTTTGTTAAACAAGTGCGGGTTATACCTCAGACGCATAAGATGCTGAATCAGCTTTAG
- a CDS encoding anti-sigma factor antagonist (This anti-anti-sigma factor, or anti-sigma factor antagonist, belongs to a family that includes characterized members SpoIIAA, RsbV, RsfA, and RsfB.) encodes MAMKVQGFMISQPQEVDFPVMFLHDTAIVQVSERLSVLEAVAFKQTCQNITQANPIPQKIIIDFQQTTFMDSSGLGALVSNFKIAQDRGIEFILRNVTPQVMAVLNLTGLEKVFFIESSDSLPVPSKNQLEEQLPTTHPSVRSWMKRLIDIVGALVGLVIVAILFIPITIAITIDDPGPIFFSQVRCGWMGKRFRIWKFRSMYVDAEARKAELAKHNQVQGAFFKIDNDPRITKIGRFLRRTSLDELPQFWNVLKGEMSLVGTRPPTPDEVERYEVPEWQRLDVKPGMTGEWQVNGRSTVRKFEDVIRLDLQYQKNWSLLYDLKLILKTVAILFHKNSGAV; translated from the coding sequence ATGGCAATGAAAGTGCAGGGTTTCATGATTAGCCAACCCCAAGAGGTAGATTTTCCAGTGATGTTCTTACATGACACGGCGATAGTACAAGTATCAGAGCGATTAAGCGTGCTAGAGGCGGTAGCCTTTAAGCAAACTTGCCAAAATATCACCCAAGCGAACCCAATTCCCCAGAAAATCATCATTGACTTTCAGCAAACTACTTTTATGGATAGTAGCGGTTTAGGCGCTTTGGTAAGTAATTTTAAAATTGCTCAAGATCGAGGGATAGAATTTATACTGCGGAATGTGACACCCCAAGTTATGGCTGTACTTAATCTTACAGGGCTAGAAAAGGTTTTTTTCATTGAGTCAAGTGACTCGCTACCAGTACCTTCTAAGAACCAACTCGAAGAACAGCTACCGACCACACATCCTTCTGTTCGTTCTTGGATGAAACGGTTAATAGATATTGTTGGGGCATTAGTAGGTTTAGTTATTGTAGCAATTTTGTTTATTCCTATTACTATTGCGATCACAATAGACGATCCTGGTCCAATTTTCTTCAGTCAAGTTCGCTGTGGTTGGATGGGTAAACGCTTTCGGATTTGGAAATTCCGTTCCATGTATGTTGATGCTGAAGCCAGAAAAGCCGAATTGGCAAAACATAACCAAGTACAAGGGGCTTTTTTCAAAATTGATAACGACCCCAGAATTACAAAAATCGGACGCTTTTTGCGGCGTACAAGTTTAGACGAACTACCACAGTTTTGGAATGTTCTAAAAGGAGAAATGAGTCTAGTTGGTACAAGACCACCCACACCCGACGAAGTCGAACGTTATGAAGTACCAGAATGGCAACGTTTAGATGTAAAACCGGGTATGACTGGAGAATGGCAAGTCAATGGACGATCAACTGTACGTAAATTCGAGGATGTAATTCGTCTGGATTTGCAATACCAAAAAAACTGGAGCTTACTATACGATTTAAAGCTAATTTTGAAAACAGTAGCTATTTTGTTTCACAAAAACAGTGGCGCTGTCTAG
- a CDS encoding glycosyltransferase family 4 protein, whose product MRILIYSYNYYPEPIGIAPLMTELAEGLVKRGHQVRVVTAMPNYPERRIYDAYKKKLYLTEYKNGVQIQRSYVWIRPQPNLFDRVLLDASFVVTSFVPAVMGWRPDVILATSPSLPVCVPTTVLGWLQNCPVVLNLQDILPEAAIHVGLIKNQLLVKAFTALEKFAYRTATKISVIADGFVENLLNKDVKANKIVQIPNWVDVNFIRPLPKENNFFRTAHKLNDKFVVLYSGNIALTQGLETVVKAASKLRHIPDISFVIVGEAQGLQRLQQECQNCGADNVLLLPFQPREKLPEMLAAADVGLVVQKKNVISFNMPSKIQVLLASGRALIASVPDNGTAARAIKQSGGGVVVPPEDSDALAKAILDLYQHPEKVKALGYNSRQFAVEQYSFDQALNNYESLFYTMISDSPAIGSTVVSKQEV is encoded by the coding sequence ATGCGGATTTTAATTTACTCCTACAACTACTATCCAGAACCCATAGGCATAGCCCCCCTAATGACTGAATTAGCAGAGGGACTTGTTAAACGAGGACATCAAGTGCGTGTAGTAACTGCTATGCCAAACTACCCAGAACGCCGGATTTACGATGCGTATAAAAAAAAGTTGTATTTAACTGAGTATAAAAATGGTGTTCAAATTCAACGCAGTTATGTCTGGATTCGTCCTCAACCGAACCTATTCGACCGAGTGTTACTAGATGCAAGCTTTGTTGTCACAAGTTTTGTACCAGCTGTAATGGGTTGGCGTCCAGATGTAATTCTTGCCACTTCACCATCTTTACCCGTATGTGTACCAACTACCGTCTTAGGATGGTTACAAAATTGTCCTGTAGTATTAAACCTTCAAGATATATTGCCAGAAGCAGCTATTCATGTTGGTTTAATCAAAAATCAATTACTTGTTAAAGCCTTTACAGCATTAGAAAAATTTGCTTACCGCACTGCTACTAAAATTAGCGTTATTGCTGATGGATTTGTAGAAAACTTGCTCAACAAAGATGTAAAAGCTAATAAAATTGTGCAGATACCTAACTGGGTTGACGTTAATTTTATTCGTCCTTTACCAAAAGAAAATAATTTTTTCCGCACAGCCCATAAACTTAATGATAAATTTGTAGTTCTATATTCTGGTAACATTGCCCTCACTCAAGGCTTGGAAACAGTAGTAAAAGCTGCCTCAAAATTGCGACATATTCCAGATATTAGCTTTGTGATCGTAGGAGAAGCACAAGGTCTACAAAGATTGCAACAAGAATGCCAAAATTGCGGTGCAGATAACGTTTTGTTGCTACCTTTTCAACCCCGTGAAAAATTACCAGAGATGTTAGCAGCCGCTGATGTTGGTTTGGTAGTACAAAAGAAAAATGTAATATCCTTTAACATGCCATCCAAAATTCAAGTTTTACTTGCCAGTGGTAGAGCATTAATTGCATCTGTACCTGATAATGGCACTGCTGCAAGAGCAATTAAACAAAGCGGTGGTGGTGTTGTCGTCCCTCCAGAAGATTCTGATGCCTTAGCCAAAGCAATTTTAGATTTGTACCAGCACCCTGAAAAAGTTAAGGCTCTTGGCTATAACAGTCGCCAATTTGCTGTTGAGCAATATTCCTTTGACCAAGCTTTAAATAACTATGAGTCTTTGTTTTATACAATGATTTCCGATAGTCCAGCCATTGGGTCAACTGTTGTGTCTAAGCAAGAAGTGTAA
- a CDS encoding DJ-1/PfpI family protein produces the protein MNNQFQNTIGLVIYPDMFQLDITGPHQVFSLMPNTSVLLLWKSLEPVVSNGGLTILPNTTFDECPQLDVLCVPGGSFGTVQMMEDTEMLAFLQKHDKTAKYITAVCTGSLILAAAKLLHGYRAASHWAFREQLELMGAQVSTERVVVDRNRITGGGVTAGIDFALTIAGMLCGEDTAKLIELMLEYNPSPPFGVGSPEKAGAELVQAVKNLGTSLIAASYNASNKATSRIN, from the coding sequence ATGAATAATCAGTTTCAAAACACTATTGGTTTAGTCATTTACCCAGACATGTTTCAGCTAGATATCACTGGACCACACCAAGTTTTTTCTTTAATGCCCAACACTTCGGTTTTACTATTGTGGAAGTCACTCGAACCTGTGGTGAGCAATGGTGGGTTAACAATTTTACCCAACACTACCTTTGATGAGTGTCCTCAACTTGATGTGTTGTGTGTACCAGGAGGATCTTTTGGTACAGTGCAAATGATGGAAGACACCGAAATGTTGGCTTTTTTGCAGAAACATGACAAAACGGCCAAGTATATAACTGCTGTTTGTACAGGTTCGCTCATCCTTGCAGCAGCTAAATTGCTGCACGGATATAGAGCTGCTTCTCACTGGGCATTTCGAGAACAACTGGAACTGATGGGAGCGCAAGTCAGTACAGAAAGGGTAGTTGTGGATCGTAACCGAATTACAGGTGGAGGCGTGACAGCAGGGATTGATTTTGCTTTAACCATTGCAGGAATGCTTTGTGGTGAAGATACTGCCAAGTTGATTGAATTGATGTTGGAGTACAACCCCTCACCTCCGTTTGGAGTGGGTTCACCAGAAAAAGCAGGTGCAGAATTGGTACAAGCCGTCAAAAATTTGGGAACATCGTTAATAGCTGCATCATATAATGCTAGTAACAAAGCAACTTCTAGAATAAATTAA